One region of Niallia sp. Man26 genomic DNA includes:
- the solA gene encoding N-methyl-L-tryptophan oxidase, translating to MTKYDAIIIGAGSMGMAAGYYLAEQGKKTLLIDAYDPPHAHGSHHGETRIIRHAYGEGAEYVPLALKAQELWGELEEVSGKQLFLQTGVLNVGKADSPFMKNIIYSAKTYNLPVEVLQASEVMERWSGIKLPADYIGCFEKSSGVLKSETCIEAYKEQAIKKGADLLTYTEVLELQMDNGKAIVKTATNNYYGDALIICGGASAGKLLATLGLTLPLKPTRKTFAWFHADETIYSSENFPAFSFETEKGMYYGFPSIEQAGLKIGRHDGGGVEIQPGQSISPFGELAEDEGDVGQFLSTYMPLTDELKFGKTCTYTLTPDEDFIIDLHPDYANVAIAAGFSGHGFKFSSVVGKILSDLATKGKTEYNISPFSIKRFS from the coding sequence TTGACAAAATATGATGCGATTATCATCGGTGCCGGTTCCATGGGGATGGCAGCAGGCTATTATTTAGCGGAACAAGGAAAAAAGACATTGTTAATTGATGCCTATGACCCTCCTCATGCACATGGAAGCCACCATGGCGAAACAAGAATTATCCGTCATGCATACGGGGAAGGTGCTGAGTATGTTCCTTTGGCGTTAAAAGCACAGGAGCTTTGGGGCGAGCTTGAAGAGGTATCAGGCAAGCAGCTGTTTTTGCAGACAGGTGTATTAAATGTCGGCAAAGCAGATTCACCATTTATGAAAAACATAATATATAGCGCGAAAACATATAACCTGCCAGTGGAAGTGCTGCAAGCAAGTGAAGTAATGGAGCGGTGGTCTGGCATTAAGCTACCGGCTGATTATATCGGCTGCTTTGAAAAATCGTCAGGAGTGCTTAAAAGTGAAACTTGTATAGAAGCATATAAAGAGCAGGCTATTAAAAAGGGAGCAGATCTTCTTACATATACAGAAGTACTAGAATTGCAGATGGATAATGGGAAGGCAATCGTAAAAACGGCAACCAATAACTATTATGGAGACGCTCTTATCATTTGCGGCGGCGCATCAGCAGGCAAGCTGTTAGCTACTCTAGGTTTAACGCTGCCATTAAAACCGACAAGGAAGACGTTTGCTTGGTTCCATGCTGATGAAACCATTTATTCTAGTGAAAACTTTCCGGCCTTTTCCTTTGAAACGGAAAAAGGCATGTATTACGGCTTTCCAAGCATCGAACAAGCTGGTTTGAAAATAGGCAGACATGACGGCGGCGGTGTTGAAATACAACCAGGCCAGTCAATCAGCCCGTTTGGTGAGCTTGCCGAGGATGAGGGAGATGTAGGGCAGTTTCTTTCCACTTATATGCCATTAACAGATGAGCTGAAGTTTGGCAAAACTTGCACATATACATTGACACCTGATGAAGACTTTATAATTGATCTTCATCCTGATTACGCCAATGTCGCCATTGCGGCAGGTTTTTCAGGGCATGGCTTTAAATTCAGCAGTGTGGTCGGTAAAATTTTAAGTGACTTAGCAACAAAGGGGAAGACAGAATATAATATCTCACCTTTTTCTATTAAACGCTTCTCATAA
- a CDS encoding sodium:solute symporter, translating into MNAALVIIFATMLLSIFLGIRAKKGKDMDLEQWSVGGRGFGSVLVFVLMAGEIYTTFTFLGGSGWAYSKGGPTYYIISYGALAYIMSYFLLPKIWRYAKDNKLVSQSDFFVSKYNSPYLGILVSLVGFVAMIPYFVLQLKGLGIIVSEASYGHISPTVAIWIGIIVVTVYVMVSGIHGSAWTAVAKDILILVVVLFLGIYLPHHYYGGIQPMFEAIDTAKAGFLSLPDSGQSSSWFVTTVLLTALGFYMWPHTFGSIYSSQGEKAFRKNAIFMPLYQLVLLFVFFVGFAAILQVPTLTGADTDLALLRLSIQTFDPWVVGIIGAAGILTALVPGSMILMAAATLLAKNVYKVLRPSATDKQVTSMARYLVPVVALISVIVTFNGGGTLVALLLMGYSLVTQLFPTLLFSLMKHNFVTKQGAFAGIIAGVATVTYVTVSGTTVGTLFPFLPQAIKDFNVGIIALIINLVVLTVVSLATRPVAVLKTKSNQA; encoded by the coding sequence ATGAATGCTGCATTAGTAATTATTTTTGCTACGATGCTACTATCTATCTTTTTAGGTATTCGGGCAAAAAAAGGAAAAGACATGGATTTAGAACAATGGTCTGTAGGAGGAAGAGGATTCGGTTCCGTTTTAGTATTCGTGCTGATGGCAGGGGAAATTTATACAACCTTCACCTTCCTTGGAGGAAGCGGCTGGGCATATAGTAAAGGCGGCCCAACCTATTATATTATTTCATACGGTGCTCTTGCTTATATTATGTCATACTTTTTGCTGCCGAAAATCTGGCGCTACGCAAAAGACAACAAGCTTGTGTCTCAATCAGACTTTTTCGTCAGCAAATACAACAGCCCGTATTTAGGAATTCTTGTTTCGCTTGTAGGGTTTGTTGCGATGATTCCTTATTTTGTTCTGCAGCTGAAAGGGCTTGGAATTATTGTATCAGAGGCTTCTTATGGCCATATTTCACCAACTGTGGCGATTTGGATCGGCATTATCGTTGTAACCGTCTATGTAATGGTCTCAGGTATTCACGGCTCTGCATGGACTGCTGTTGCGAAGGATATTCTTATTCTTGTTGTGGTCTTATTTTTGGGAATTTATCTTCCGCACCATTATTATGGCGGGATTCAGCCAATGTTTGAAGCAATTGACACAGCGAAGGCAGGCTTTTTATCATTGCCTGATTCAGGACAAAGCTCTTCTTGGTTTGTAACAACTGTTTTACTTACAGCATTAGGCTTTTATATGTGGCCGCATACATTCGGTTCCATTTATTCCTCTCAAGGAGAGAAAGCCTTCCGAAAAAATGCTATTTTCATGCCATTATATCAATTAGTCCTTTTATTCGTATTCTTCGTAGGCTTTGCAGCGATTCTGCAAGTGCCAACATTAACTGGAGCAGATACGGATTTAGCACTGCTTCGTTTGTCTATCCAGACATTTGATCCATGGGTGGTAGGAATTATCGGTGCGGCAGGTATTTTGACTGCTCTTGTTCCTGGCTCGATGATTCTAATGGCAGCAGCAACCTTGCTTGCGAAAAACGTTTATAAAGTGTTACGACCAAGTGCAACAGACAAGCAAGTCACAAGCATGGCCCGTTATCTTGTACCTGTTGTGGCGCTCATTTCCGTAATCGTTACATTTAATGGCGGCGGAACGCTTGTTGCTTTGCTGTTAATGGGATACAGCCTTGTAACACAATTGTTTCCGACCTTATTGTTCAGCTTAATGAAACATAATTTTGTTACGAAACAAGGAGCGTTTGCTGGTATTATCGCAGGTGTTGCCACGGTTACTTATGTGACAGTTTCAGGCACGACTGTCGGAACATTGTTCCCATTTTTGCCGCAAGCAATTAAGGACTTCAACGTTGGTATTATTGCCTTGATTATTAACTTAGTTGTCCTTACGGTTGTATCATTGGCAACAAGACCAGTGGCAGTATTAAAAACGAAATCTAATCAAGCATAA
- a CDS encoding spore coat protein, whose translation MRMEHNERPQHLAWHETLEIHELTAAQSVALMKLKLALPTVTDPELKRLYTKAIEGLTANIKDLLEFYPLAPREEDEEEDLRNQALTPFLAGDLLGLFKASVKNYAVAITETATPELRKVLKTHINKAIDSHEEVFHYMYKKGYYPAYDLKSLLQNDVNLAKKALSK comes from the coding sequence ATGAGAATGGAACATAACGAACGTCCGCAGCATTTAGCATGGCATGAAACATTAGAAATACATGAATTAACAGCAGCACAATCAGTAGCATTAATGAAATTGAAACTCGCACTTCCAACGGTGACAGACCCAGAACTAAAAAGGCTGTACACAAAGGCTATTGAAGGTTTAACAGCTAATATAAAAGACTTGCTTGAATTCTATCCGTTAGCACCGAGAGAGGAAGACGAGGAAGAGGACTTGCGCAATCAAGCATTAACACCTTTTCTGGCAGGAGATTTACTTGGTCTATTTAAAGCAAGTGTCAAAAATTATGCGGTTGCCATTACTGAAACAGCTACACCTGAATTAAGAAAGGTGTTAAAAACACATATAAACAAAGCGATTGATTCACATGAGGAAGTATTCCACTATATGTATAAAAAGGGGTATTACCCAGCTTATGATTTAAAGAGTCTGCTGCAAAATGACGTTAATCTTGCCAAAAAAGCGCTTAGTAAATAG